TTCGTAGGCCTGTAGGAGGACCAGAAACGACAGCGCGCCGATGACGCCCCAGAGCAGACTGGCCTTCGTCCGTGGGTTCATGGACGTGGTCGTAGGCTGCGTTTGCGAGTCGAGCGACGAACCGACGACACGCTCACTCCTCGACGGAGGCGATGGCTTCGATTTCGACGTCGACGCCCTTTGGCAGGTTGGCGACTTCGACTGCGCTGCGGGCCGGCGGTTCGTCGTCGAAGTACGTCGCGTACGTGTCGTTCATCGCCGTGAAGTCGTCGATGTCGTTCAGAAACACTGAGACTTTGAGCACGTCGCTCATCTCCGCGCCGGCTTCCGCGAGGACGGCAGTGAGGTTGTCGAGACACTGCTCTGCCTGCACGTCGATAGGTTCGTCGTCTAAGAGTTCGCCCTCCGGCGTGAGTGGAATCTGCCCGGCGGTAAACACGAGCGAGCCGTTCGTCGTTGCCTGGCTGTACGCGCCGACGGCCTCGGGAGCCTCGTCGGTGTGGATGATTCGCTTCATACCCCGAGAGGCACGCCGAGTGTGATAAAACTGCATGAGATGGGTCCACCCGGCGAACGTTGAAGGGGGCTGTCTGTCAACCATCCACCGAGGACAGATGACAGACGACTACGAGATTACACCGCCCGAACTGACCGCAGACCGGATTCTCACCCTCTCAGACCCGCGTTTTTCCGACGACTCTGTCGCCATCGTCACCGGGGCCGCATCCGGCATCGGCCGCGCGACTGCGGTGGCACTCGCGAAAAACGGCCTCACCGTCGTCGCCACCGACATGGACGAGGACGGTCTCGCAGAGACGGTGGCGGTCGCAGACGAGGTCGATGCACCCGGCCCTGTCGAGACGGTGGACGTGAACCTCACCGACGACGCCGAGGTGGAGGCACTCGTGGAGACGGCCGCCGAGCTGGGACAGTTGCGCTACGTCGCGAACATCGCGGGTCTCCAGCACATCGCCAGCATCGAGAACTTCCCGATGGAGACGTACGACCTGATGCAGAACGTGATGGTTCGTGCGCCCTTCCTGCTCACGAAACTCGCCTTCCCCCACATCCGCGAGGCAGACGACGGCGTCGGCGCAATCGCCAACATGGCCTCGGTCCACGGTCACCTGGCGACGAAGGACAAGCCCTCCTACATCATGACGAAGTTCGCCCTGCGCGGGCTGACGCAGGCCATCGCCGCCGAGGGCGAGGGGCGGATTCGCAGTTTCAGCGTGAGTACCGCCTACGTCAAGACGCCGCTCGTGACGAATCAGGTGCCGGACACGGCCCGCGAGCGCGGTATCAGCGAGCGCGAAGTCGTCGAAGACGTGATGCTCGGCCACAGTCGGGTAAAGGAGATGATGGAGCCGGTGGACGTAGCGAACCTGTTCACGTTCGGCTTCTCGCAGTACGGCCAGCATCTGGACGGTGGAGACCTGCGCTGGGACGGCGGCATGACGCTCACGTATGAGTAAGCGCGTCGCCATCGCCTGTCAGGGCGGAGGGAGTCATACGGCGTTCACCGGGGGCGTCCTCAAGGGAATACTGGACGAGGACCCAGACGTGGACATCGTGGGCTTCTCGGGAACCTCGGGTGGGGCCGTGTCGGCGCTCGCCGCGTGGTACGGACTGCTCACGGAGGGGCCCGAGAAAGCCTGTCGCCTCATCGACGCCCTCTGGGGGGACATCGCCGCCAATCCCGGCGTCGACCGCTGGGTCAACAGTTCGATGGTCGCGTGGACGCGAGCGGGCA
This sequence is a window from Haladaptatus sp. QDMS2. Protein-coding genes within it:
- a CDS encoding Rid family detoxifying hydrolase, which translates into the protein MKRIIHTDEAPEAVGAYSQATTNGSLVFTAGQIPLTPEGELLDDEPIDVQAEQCLDNLTAVLAEAGAEMSDVLKVSVFLNDIDDFTAMNDTYATYFDDEPPARSAVEVANLPKGVDVEIEAIASVEE
- a CDS encoding SDR family NAD(P)-dependent oxidoreductase translates to MTDDYEITPPELTADRILTLSDPRFSDDSVAIVTGAASGIGRATAVALAKNGLTVVATDMDEDGLAETVAVADEVDAPGPVETVDVNLTDDAEVEALVETAAELGQLRYVANIAGLQHIASIENFPMETYDLMQNVMVRAPFLLTKLAFPHIREADDGVGAIANMASVHGHLATKDKPSYIMTKFALRGLTQAIAAEGEGRIRSFSVSTAYVKTPLVTNQVPDTARERGISEREVVEDVMLGHSRVKEMMEPVDVANLFTFGFSQYGQHLDGGDLRWDGGMTLTYE